The following are encoded in a window of Amycolatopsis lexingtonensis genomic DNA:
- a CDS encoding HPP family protein, whose translation MRARDLMTAPVITVHPWTSAKEAAELLSAHGFTALPVVDDDDRLVGIVTEADLIRGRIPADPRYTHEPRVAVAGKTAGDLMTTPVTAMSTGTDVADLCQALVDARIRAVPIVDGSAVVGIVTRGDVVRVLARDDVEIARDVKHRLEIYGGSGRWGVDVRDGFVHITDQFDDDSDRHVAQLLALAVPGVVAAETAYAGEEQNR comes from the coding sequence ATGCGAGCACGCGACCTGATGACCGCGCCGGTGATCACCGTGCACCCGTGGACGTCCGCCAAGGAGGCGGCCGAACTGCTGTCCGCGCACGGCTTCACCGCACTGCCCGTGGTGGACGACGACGACCGGCTGGTCGGCATCGTCACCGAGGCCGACCTGATCCGCGGCCGCATCCCGGCCGACCCCCGCTACACCCACGAGCCCCGCGTGGCCGTGGCCGGCAAGACCGCGGGCGACCTGATGACCACCCCCGTCACCGCCATGAGCACCGGCACCGACGTCGCCGATCTGTGCCAGGCGCTGGTGGACGCGCGGATCCGCGCGGTGCCGATCGTCGACGGCTCGGCCGTCGTCGGCATCGTCACCCGCGGCGACGTCGTGCGCGTGCTCGCGCGGGACGACGTCGAGATCGCCCGGGACGTCAAGCACCGCTTGGAGATCTACGGCGGCAGCGGCCGCTGGGGCGTCGACGTCCGCGACGGGTTCGTCCACATCACCGACCAGTTCGACGACGACTCCGACCGGCACGTCGCCCAGCTGCTGGCGCTCGCCGTGCCGGGGGTCGTCGCCGCCGAAACCGCCTACGCGGGTGAGGAGCAGAACCGATGA
- a CDS encoding phosphoketolase — protein MTALDARPAVLGSTELTQVDALWRAANYLSAGQIYLMANPLLREPLRPEHIKPRLLGHWGTSPGLNFVYAHLNRAIRAHDLNAMLVTGPGHGGPALLANTWLEGSYSEAWPEVTRDAAGMAELFKQFSFPGGVPSHVAPQVPGSIHEGGELGYSLAHAFGAAFDNPDLIVACVVGDGEAETGPLATSWHANKFLDPVRDGAVLPILHLNGYKIANPTVLSRIPPAELDALLRGYGYAPIYVEGSEPEPMHQAMAAALDSAVATLAERRGVWPMIVLRSPKGWTGPSVVDGLPVEGTWRSHQVPLAEVRHNAEHLKQLEDWLLSYRPSELFDESGRPVADVTATIPVGERRMGANPHANGGVLLRPLTLPDTASHAVAVASPGTTHAEPTRVLGRFLRDVFALNADRANFRLFGPDETASNRLDAVYDVTAKEWQAAIEPVDEHLAPDGRVLEVLSEHLCQGWLEGYLLSGRHGLFSCYEAFVHIVDSMVNQHIKWLRVHRQIPWRRPIASLNYLLTSHVWRQDHNGFSHQDPGFVDHVANKSSEVVRVYFPPDTNTLLEVAAHCLRSRDYVNVVVAGKNDSPNWLDAEQAALHCARGVSIWEWASTRVDREPDVVLACAGDAPTLEVLAAAKILRAELPELAVRVVNVVDLMRLQPADEHPHGLSDREFDALFTPDRPVIFAYHGYPWLIHRLAYRRTGHHDLHVRGYTEHGTTTTPFDMLVLNHMDRFQLVVDVIDRVPGLVATAGVLRQRMTEAQGRHRRWIRAHGEDLPEVRRWTWEG, from the coding sequence GTGACCGCCCTCGACGCGCGGCCCGCGGTGCTCGGCAGCACCGAGCTCACGCAGGTGGATGCCCTGTGGCGGGCCGCGAACTACCTTTCGGCGGGCCAGATCTACCTGATGGCCAACCCGTTGCTGCGCGAGCCGCTGCGGCCCGAGCACATCAAGCCGAGACTGCTCGGGCACTGGGGGACCTCGCCCGGTCTCAACTTCGTCTACGCCCACCTCAACCGCGCGATCCGCGCCCACGACCTGAACGCGATGCTCGTCACCGGCCCGGGCCACGGCGGCCCGGCGCTGCTGGCGAACACGTGGCTGGAAGGCAGTTACTCCGAAGCCTGGCCCGAGGTCACCCGGGACGCCGCCGGGATGGCGGAGCTGTTCAAGCAGTTCTCCTTCCCCGGCGGGGTCCCGAGCCACGTCGCCCCGCAGGTGCCCGGATCGATCCACGAAGGCGGGGAGCTGGGGTACTCGCTCGCGCACGCGTTCGGGGCCGCGTTCGACAACCCGGACCTGATCGTCGCGTGCGTGGTGGGCGACGGCGAGGCCGAGACCGGCCCGCTGGCGACGTCCTGGCACGCCAACAAGTTCCTCGACCCGGTCCGCGACGGCGCGGTGCTGCCGATCCTGCACCTCAACGGGTACAAGATCGCCAACCCGACCGTGCTGTCGCGCATCCCGCCGGCCGAGCTGGACGCACTGCTGCGCGGCTACGGCTACGCGCCGATCTACGTCGAAGGCAGCGAACCGGAGCCGATGCACCAGGCCATGGCGGCCGCGCTCGACTCGGCGGTCGCCACCCTCGCGGAGCGCCGCGGGGTGTGGCCGATGATCGTGCTGCGCAGCCCCAAGGGCTGGACCGGTCCGTCCGTTGTGGACGGTCTGCCGGTCGAGGGGACCTGGCGCTCGCACCAGGTGCCGCTCGCCGAGGTCCGGCACAACGCGGAACACCTGAAGCAGCTCGAGGACTGGCTGCTGTCCTACCGGCCTTCGGAGCTGTTCGACGAGTCCGGCCGCCCGGTCGCCGACGTCACGGCGACGATCCCGGTGGGGGAGCGGCGGATGGGCGCCAACCCGCACGCCAACGGCGGTGTGCTCCTGCGGCCGCTGACGCTGCCGGACACCGCGTCCCACGCCGTCGCCGTCGCCTCGCCGGGCACCACCCACGCCGAGCCGACCCGGGTACTGGGCCGGTTCCTGCGGGACGTCTTCGCGCTCAACGCCGACCGGGCGAACTTCCGCCTCTTCGGCCCCGACGAGACGGCGTCCAACCGCCTCGACGCGGTCTACGACGTCACCGCGAAGGAGTGGCAGGCGGCGATCGAACCGGTCGACGAGCACCTGGCCCCGGACGGCCGGGTCCTGGAGGTGCTTTCCGAGCACCTGTGCCAGGGCTGGCTCGAGGGTTACCTGCTGTCGGGCCGGCACGGGCTGTTCTCGTGCTACGAGGCGTTCGTGCACATCGTCGACTCGATGGTGAACCAGCACATCAAGTGGCTGCGCGTGCACCGGCAGATCCCGTGGCGGCGCCCGATCGCGTCGCTGAACTACCTGCTGACCTCGCACGTGTGGCGCCAGGACCACAACGGCTTTTCCCACCAGGACCCCGGATTCGTCGACCACGTGGCGAACAAGAGCTCCGAGGTCGTGCGCGTCTACTTCCCGCCGGACACCAACACGCTCCTGGAGGTCGCGGCGCACTGCCTGCGCAGCCGCGACTACGTGAACGTCGTGGTGGCGGGGAAGAACGACAGCCCCAACTGGCTCGACGCCGAGCAGGCGGCGCTGCACTGCGCCCGCGGCGTGAGCATCTGGGAGTGGGCGAGCACGAGGGTCGACCGGGAACCGGACGTCGTCCTCGCCTGCGCGGGCGACGCCCCCACGCTGGAAGTCCTGGCGGCCGCGAAGATCCTCCGCGCGGAACTGCCGGAGCTGGCGGTGCGGGTGGTCAACGTCGTCGACCTGATGCGCCTGCAGCCCGCCGACGAGCACCCGCACGGGCTTTCGGACCGGGAGTTCGACGCGCTGTTCACCCCGGACCGGCCGGTGATCTTCGCCTACCACGGCTACCCGTGGCTGATCCACCGGCTCGCCTACCGCCGCACCGGGCACCACGACCTCCACGTCCGCGGCTACACCGAGCACGGCACCACGACCACGCCGTTCGACATGCTGGTGCTCAACCACATGGACCGGTTCCAGCTGGTCGTCGACGTGATCGACCGGGTGCCGGGGCTGGTCGCGACCGCGGGGGTGCTGCGGCAGCGGATGACCGAGGCACAGGGACGGCACCGGCGGTGGATCCGCGCCCACGGCGAGGACCTGCCCGAGGTGCGCCGCTGGACCTGGGAGGGCTGA
- a CDS encoding CBS domain-containing protein — translation MKARDIMTRPVVRVGPATPVREAIVLLTEHCVAALPVVGAEDAVLGMFTEADALRSSVPGEGPAAEALVGTKMTSPAQTVQLDTDVAEIARHMLGDRLRSIPVVDDEGVLVGIVSRRDMLSPLVRQDDTIASHLNALLTDYSSHRDRWTISVTGGMVTIRGVFVDEAERRVVTALARTIYGVVGVELWEDASVRT, via the coding sequence GTGAAGGCACGCGACATCATGACGAGGCCCGTGGTCCGGGTCGGCCCGGCCACGCCGGTCCGCGAAGCGATCGTGCTGCTCACCGAGCACTGCGTCGCGGCCCTGCCGGTGGTGGGGGCGGAGGACGCCGTGCTGGGGATGTTCACCGAAGCCGACGCGCTGCGCAGCAGTGTCCCCGGCGAGGGGCCGGCGGCGGAAGCGCTGGTGGGAACGAAGATGACCTCGCCGGCCCAGACCGTGCAGCTCGACACCGACGTCGCCGAGATCGCGCGGCACATGCTGGGGGATCGGTTGCGCAGCATCCCGGTGGTCGACGACGAGGGCGTGCTCGTGGGCATCGTCAGTCGCCGCGACATGCTCAGCCCGCTGGTGCGGCAGGACGACACCATCGCGTCGCACCTCAACGCGCTGCTGACCGACTACTCCAGTCACCGCGACCGCTGGACGATCTCCGTCACCGGCGGGATGGTGACGATCCGCGGTGTCTTCGTCGACGAGGCCGAGCGCCGCGTGGTGACCGCGCTGGCCAGGACGATCTACGGCGTCGTCGGCGTCGAGCTGTGGGAAGACGCCTCGGTGCGGACATGA
- a CDS encoding flavodoxin domain-containing protein, which yields MKVLVAVATRHGATREIAEAVGTAIGSALTDAGVWSLVDVRDAGLVRSVEGFDAVVLGSAVYLGHWIEPARKLAESFSDELRRVPVWLFSSGPVGEQKRPAEEPVAVEDLVRRLDARGHRLFGGKIDRHLLKFPERAVVTALRVPDADNRDWPSIRAWGREIGTSLAHAERSVP from the coding sequence ATGAAGGTCCTCGTGGCGGTGGCGACCCGGCACGGAGCCACCAGGGAGATCGCCGAGGCCGTGGGCACCGCGATCGGCTCGGCGCTGACCGACGCCGGGGTGTGGTCGCTGGTCGACGTCCGGGACGCGGGCCTGGTGCGGTCGGTCGAGGGCTTCGACGCCGTGGTCCTCGGCAGCGCTGTCTACCTGGGACACTGGATCGAGCCGGCCAGGAAGCTCGCGGAGTCCTTTTCGGACGAACTCCGCCGGGTGCCGGTCTGGCTCTTCTCGAGTGGCCCGGTCGGCGAGCAGAAGCGCCCGGCGGAGGAGCCCGTCGCCGTCGAGGACCTCGTACGGCGGCTGGACGCGCGGGGGCACCGGCTCTTCGGCGGCAAGATCGACCGCCACCTCTTGAAGTTCCCCGAGCGCGCCGTCGTGACGGCGCTGCGGGTCCCCGACGCCGACAACCGGGACTGGCCGTCGATCCGCGCGTGGGGGCGCGAGATCGGGACGAGCCTGGCCCACGCGGAAAGGAGCGTGCCATGA
- a CDS encoding GAF domain-containing protein, which yields MELDQLLGQLVERAQEVMGTQGRLRGLLRASQVVAGDLDLPTLLRRIVEAARELLGARYAALGVIGSDGQLAEFVHVGMDEETVARVGRLPEGKGLLGAVVEDPRPIRLATIGDDPRSSGFPDEHPPMRSFLGVPIRVRGIVFGNLYLTECRHGEFTAEDEQLALALAATAGQAIDNARLYETARKQQEWLAASGAIMRELLSTGSGRPLELIAGHTLDLADADLVTVVRPDGERLRIEVAVGLGTEELAGSVLEPDGTMSGQVFTTGAPLLGSWLDRQARSDAADPLRAGLDAVMVVPLTGAGQVNGVLTAARKIGRPGFTADDLAMAAGFASQASVAIELADARAEQQRSELYDERDRIAVELHSDVVQRLYAIGLSLQTTAGAARSEVVARRVRTAIADLDSVITRIRDTVFELDDVLPRAAASVHDRVLEVLADVGAELGFTASTEFSGKLDAISPPELADELVTALREGLSLIARRTGAVSVQVAVRSAEGRLSVVLAHDGSPLAATPEEAPARIAELARRRGGASEVRERELVWWVPLSQS from the coding sequence ATGGAACTGGACCAGCTGCTGGGCCAGCTCGTCGAGCGGGCCCAGGAGGTCATGGGCACCCAGGGCCGCCTGCGCGGCCTGCTGCGGGCGAGCCAGGTGGTGGCCGGCGATCTCGACCTGCCGACCCTGCTGCGCCGGATCGTCGAGGCGGCCCGCGAGCTGCTGGGCGCGCGGTACGCGGCGCTCGGCGTGATCGGGTCGGACGGGCAGCTCGCCGAGTTCGTCCACGTCGGGATGGACGAGGAGACGGTGGCGCGGGTCGGGCGGCTGCCCGAAGGAAAAGGCCTGCTCGGGGCCGTGGTCGAGGACCCGCGCCCGATCCGGCTGGCCACCATCGGCGACGATCCCCGCTCGTCCGGGTTCCCCGACGAGCACCCGCCGATGCGCAGCTTCCTCGGGGTCCCGATCCGGGTCCGCGGCATCGTGTTCGGCAACCTCTACCTCACCGAATGCCGGCACGGCGAGTTCACCGCGGAAGACGAGCAGCTCGCCCTCGCGCTGGCCGCGACCGCGGGCCAGGCCATCGACAACGCGCGGCTCTACGAGACCGCGCGGAAGCAGCAGGAGTGGCTCGCGGCGTCGGGGGCGATCATGCGGGAGCTGCTCTCGACCGGGTCCGGGCGGCCGCTGGAGCTGATCGCCGGGCACACCCTCGACCTGGCGGACGCCGATCTCGTCACCGTGGTGCGTCCCGACGGCGAGCGGCTGCGCATCGAAGTCGCGGTCGGCCTGGGGACCGAAGAGCTCGCCGGGAGCGTCCTCGAGCCCGACGGGACGATGTCCGGACAGGTCTTCACCACCGGTGCGCCGCTGCTGGGGTCGTGGCTCGACCGGCAAGCGCGGTCCGACGCCGCCGATCCGCTCCGCGCCGGGCTCGACGCCGTCATGGTGGTCCCGCTGACCGGGGCCGGCCAGGTGAACGGGGTGCTCACGGCGGCCAGGAAGATCGGCAGGCCGGGGTTCACCGCCGACGACCTCGCGATGGCGGCGGGTTTCGCGAGCCAGGCCTCGGTGGCGATCGAGCTGGCCGACGCGCGCGCCGAGCAGCAGCGCAGCGAGCTGTACGACGAGCGCGACCGGATCGCGGTGGAACTGCACAGCGACGTGGTCCAGCGGCTGTACGCGATCGGTCTCTCGCTGCAGACGACGGCGGGGGCGGCCCGCTCGGAAGTGGTGGCGCGCCGGGTGCGCACGGCGATCGCGGACCTCGACTCCGTGATCACCCGGATCCGTGACACGGTCTTCGAGCTCGACGACGTGCTGCCCCGGGCCGCGGCCAGCGTCCACGACCGGGTCCTCGAAGTCCTGGCCGACGTCGGGGCCGAGCTGGGGTTCACGGCGTCGACGGAGTTCTCGGGCAAGCTGGACGCGATTTCGCCGCCGGAGCTGGCCGACGAGCTGGTCACGGCGTTGCGCGAGGGGCTGTCGCTGATCGCCCGCCGCACCGGCGCGGTGTCGGTTCAGGTGGCGGTGCGGTCGGCGGAGGGGCGGCTGAGCGTGGTGCTGGCGCACGACGGCAGCCCGCTCGCCGCGACACCGGAGGAGGCGCCGGCGCGGATCGCCGAACTCGCGCGGCGAAGGGGCGGCGCCTCGGAAGTGCGCGAGCGCGAACTGGTCTGGTGGGTGCCGCTCTCGCAGAGCTGA
- a CDS encoding DUF4389 domain-containing protein: MTDYPVRVEATLDEPLSRGLWLVKWLLAIPHYVILAFLWFAYPFVTIAAFFAILVTGRYPRPLFDFTSGVLRWSWRVQYYSYAALGTDRYPPFTFADVPDYPARLEIAYPERLSRGLVLVKWWLLAIPHLVIVGLFAGGGSWLVFRASDDDFDWAAGGLVGVLVLVAGVVLLFTGRYPRPIFDFVLGMDRWVLRVAAYVSLMTDEYPPFRLDMGGAEAGHEPPHPHAPHPHAAGWSAGRIAAAVTGAVLVLGSMGLLTGGGTALWADRTQRDADGYLTASSTFVSNGYAVATDPVRLRGVAAPKADVVLGDVRIRATDSAGRPVFVGIGRTADVERYLAATEYTTAGNRTHPGGAPAVPPGDAAGVWVAGASGAGTQTVGWPVLDGNWTAVVMNADGSRGVSVRAEAGSTAPALGWIALALLVSGAVALAGGAVLIGAAAHRASRRPGAPTPPEQSTVDS; this comes from the coding sequence ATGACCGACTACCCGGTCCGGGTCGAGGCGACCCTGGACGAGCCGCTGTCCCGCGGTCTCTGGCTGGTGAAGTGGCTGCTGGCCATCCCGCACTACGTGATCCTGGCGTTCCTGTGGTTCGCCTACCCGTTCGTCACGATCGCGGCGTTCTTCGCGATCCTGGTGACCGGCCGGTACCCGCGGCCGCTGTTCGACTTCACCTCCGGGGTGCTGCGCTGGAGCTGGCGGGTGCAGTACTACTCCTACGCCGCGCTGGGCACCGACCGGTACCCGCCGTTCACCTTCGCCGACGTCCCGGACTACCCGGCCCGGCTCGAAATCGCCTACCCCGAACGGCTTTCGCGCGGACTGGTGCTGGTGAAGTGGTGGCTGCTGGCCATCCCGCACCTCGTCATCGTGGGCCTGTTCGCCGGCGGCGGCAGCTGGCTGGTCTTCCGCGCGAGCGACGACGACTTCGACTGGGCCGCCGGCGGACTCGTCGGCGTGCTGGTCCTCGTGGCCGGCGTGGTGCTGCTGTTCACCGGCCGCTATCCCCGGCCGATCTTCGACTTCGTCCTCGGCATGGATCGCTGGGTGCTGCGCGTCGCGGCCTACGTGTCCCTGATGACCGACGAGTACCCGCCGTTCCGGCTGGACATGGGCGGCGCGGAAGCCGGCCACGAGCCTCCGCACCCGCACGCGCCCCACCCCCACGCGGCCGGCTGGTCCGCCGGGCGGATCGCCGCCGCGGTGACCGGCGCGGTGCTGGTGCTCGGGTCGATGGGCCTGCTCACCGGTGGCGGGACCGCGCTGTGGGCGGATCGCACCCAGCGCGACGCCGACGGCTACCTCACCGCGTCGAGCACGTTCGTTTCGAACGGCTACGCGGTCGCCACCGACCCGGTGCGGCTGCGGGGCGTGGCCGCGCCCAAGGCCGACGTAGTGCTCGGCGACGTCCGGATCCGGGCCACGGACTCCGCCGGCCGCCCGGTCTTCGTCGGCATCGGCCGCACCGCCGACGTCGAGCGCTACCTGGCCGCCACGGAGTACACGACGGCCGGGAACCGCACGCACCCGGGCGGTGCCCCGGCCGTCCCGCCCGGCGACGCCGCCGGGGTGTGGGTCGCCGGCGCGTCCGGCGCGGGAACGCAGACCGTCGGCTGGCCGGTGCTCGACGGGAACTGGACCGCCGTGGTGATGAACGCGGACGGTTCGCGCGGGGTGTCCGTGCGCGCCGAAGCGGGCTCGACCGCACCCGCGCTGGGCTGGATCGCGCTGGCGCTGCTGGTTTCCGGGGCCGTGGCGCTGGCCGGTGGTGCCGTCCTGATCGGCGCCGCCGCCCACCGCGCTTCGCGGCGGCCGGGGGCGCCCACCCCGCCCGAACAATCCACAGTGGACAGTTGA
- a CDS encoding CHAD domain-containing protein, whose protein sequence is MSASVTVRHETEFFDTDSLRLLRNGLTLGNHAGRWCLDTPDGPVGVAGSPRAVPPTLSRLVRAYTRGDELVPVARLRGGPAELRALVGGRLTAPARPSDGSARCVVLEYVRAQIAALAAADLAVRQGKPDSVHRMRVAARRLRGVFSVYAPVLGGRKLLKELGGALRWLGGELAPARDTEVQWARSRAWARERTDAYFAELTEEGNARVRRALDSHRYVQLLNALDVLEVVLSEQPRREWPKAARRPAAKVLSRLARAMADDVDGRVAALPAAPDRDRAVHEVRKAAKRLRYALEAGAGVLPVGTGPLRDFQDLLGEFQDAVVARAHLRVLEARDGGLAAIIDAEAASAERCASALPGAWRDLRRDLRPLWTPARERT, encoded by the coding sequence ATGAGCGCGTCCGTCACCGTCCGGCACGAAACGGAGTTCTTCGACACCGATTCGCTGCGCCTGCTCCGCAACGGCCTGACGCTGGGCAACCACGCCGGCCGGTGGTGCCTCGACACCCCGGACGGTCCGGTCGGCGTCGCCGGCTCCCCGCGGGCGGTGCCGCCGACCTTGTCCCGGCTCGTGCGCGCCTACACCCGTGGCGACGAGCTGGTGCCGGTCGCGCGGCTGCGGGGCGGCCCGGCCGAGCTGCGGGCCCTGGTCGGTGGCCGCCTGACCGCACCGGCCCGGCCGTCCGACGGCTCCGCCCGGTGCGTGGTCCTTGAGTACGTGCGGGCTCAGATCGCCGCGCTCGCCGCCGCCGACCTGGCCGTCCGGCAGGGCAAGCCCGACTCGGTGCACCGGATGCGCGTGGCCGCGCGGCGGCTGCGGGGCGTCTTCTCCGTCTACGCGCCGGTGCTCGGCGGGCGCAAGCTGCTGAAGGAGCTCGGCGGCGCCCTGCGCTGGCTGGGCGGCGAGCTCGCGCCCGCCCGTGACACCGAAGTCCAGTGGGCGCGCTCGCGGGCCTGGGCCCGGGAGCGGACGGACGCGTACTTCGCGGAGCTCACCGAGGAAGGGAACGCCCGGGTGCGGCGCGCGCTGGACAGCCACCGGTACGTGCAGCTGCTCAACGCCCTCGACGTGCTCGAGGTGGTCCTGAGCGAGCAGCCGCGGCGCGAGTGGCCGAAAGCCGCGCGGCGGCCGGCCGCGAAGGTCCTGAGCCGGCTCGCGCGGGCGATGGCCGACGACGTCGACGGCCGGGTGGCCGCGCTGCCCGCGGCGCCGGACCGGGATCGCGCGGTCCACGAGGTCCGCAAGGCCGCCAAGCGGCTGAGGTACGCGCTGGAAGCCGGCGCCGGGGTGCTGCCGGTCGGCACCGGGCCGTTGCGGGACTTCCAGGACCTGCTCGGGGAATTCCAGGACGCGGTCGTCGCACGAGCGCACCTGCGGGTGCTCGAAGCCCGCGACGGCGGCCTCGCCGCGATCATCGACGCCGAAGCGGCCTCGGCCGAACGCTGCGCGTCGGCGCTGCCCGGAGCGTGGCGCGACCTCCGCCGGGACCTTCGTCCGTTGTGGACACCGGCGCGCGAAAGGACATAA
- a CDS encoding universal stress protein: MSGFVEGAVVAGIDGSSSAVEAAVWAGGEAVRRGRPLRLVQVYTLPTVRAPAAFGTHEQVRAGLAERAEEWLTGAEAAVLEAYPAAEITTAAREWSPVTALVQESQHAELVVLGSRGLGGFTGLLVGSTAVSIVAHARCPIVVVRGRTPHDPPPVTGPVLVGADGSPDSEAALAFACEEARLRGTGLIALHTWSDVLADGMLRPHPLEEDPAAIQQAERDKLAQQVAGWQAKYPDVAIEFDVTRGRPVRALLERGEHAQLVVVGCRGRGGFTGMLLGSVSQALIAHAPCPVAVVRPQRTGR, encoded by the coding sequence ATGTCCGGGTTCGTTGAGGGCGCGGTCGTCGCCGGGATCGACGGGTCCTCGTCGGCGGTCGAGGCCGCCGTCTGGGCCGGCGGGGAAGCCGTCCGCCGCGGCCGCCCGCTGCGGCTGGTGCAGGTCTACACCTTGCCGACGGTGCGCGCGCCCGCCGCGTTCGGCACCCACGAGCAGGTCCGCGCGGGCCTGGCGGAACGAGCCGAAGAGTGGCTCACCGGAGCCGAGGCGGCGGTGCTCGAAGCATATCCGGCGGCCGAAATCACCACCGCGGCGCGCGAATGGAGCCCGGTCACGGCGCTGGTGCAGGAGTCCCAGCACGCCGAACTCGTCGTGCTGGGCTCGCGGGGGCTGGGCGGGTTCACCGGCCTGCTCGTCGGCTCCACCGCCGTCTCGATCGTGGCGCACGCGCGCTGCCCGATCGTCGTGGTCCGCGGCCGGACCCCGCACGACCCGCCGCCGGTCACCGGACCGGTGCTCGTCGGCGCGGACGGCTCGCCCGACAGCGAGGCCGCGCTGGCGTTCGCCTGCGAGGAGGCCCGGCTGCGCGGCACCGGGCTCATCGCGCTGCACACGTGGAGCGACGTCCTGGCCGACGGCATGCTGCGGCCACATCCGCTGGAGGAGGACCCGGCGGCGATCCAGCAGGCGGAGCGGGACAAGCTCGCGCAGCAGGTGGCGGGCTGGCAGGCGAAGTACCCGGACGTCGCGATCGAGTTCGACGTCACGCGCGGGCGGCCGGTCCGCGCACTGCTGGAGCGCGGTGAGCACGCGCAGCTGGTCGTGGTGGGCTGCCGGGGCCGTGGCGGGTTCACCGGCATGCTGCTCGGCTCGGTCAGCCAGGCGCTGATCGCGCACGCGCCGTGCCCGGTGGCCGTCGTGCGTCCCCAGCGGACCGGGAGGTGA
- a CDS encoding DUF1918 domain-containing protein — MHAQPGDWLVVKGPRVDAPEQRGRILEVRSADGAPPYVVRWTADDHVSTVFPGPDAVVLTAAEEKAAEDRASTRFDRFRRAIHEEDGHVRVR, encoded by the coding sequence ATGCACGCACAGCCGGGCGACTGGCTCGTCGTCAAGGGCCCGCGGGTCGACGCGCCCGAACAGCGCGGCCGGATCCTGGAGGTCCGCTCCGCCGACGGAGCGCCGCCCTACGTCGTCCGCTGGACGGCCGACGACCACGTGTCGACCGTCTTCCCCGGCCCCGACGCGGTCGTCCTGACCGCTGCCGAAGAGAAGGCGGCCGAAGACCGCGCGTCGACTCGATTCGACCGGTTCCGGCGGGCCATCCACGAGGAGGACGGTCATGTCCGGGTTCGTTGA
- a CDS encoding universal stress protein: protein MSTTDPRITVGVDGSAGSTAAVAWAAKIASLRHLELRIVHGLQLAGVYYGGGVLGAGAEALFDAIRADGERVVADARSLAASIDKDLVVTTDLPNDPPVPLLIDESRHARLLVVGRTGTDGFADMLLGGTAASVVSHAHSPVAVVRGRADSTIPEAGPVVVGVDGSPNSEQAIAVAFEEASLRGAPLTALHAWNDVTWEDAYGTARLLPQPESLEEDEERLLGQRLAGWQEKYPDVEIRRVLVRNRPRHALLEASAAAQLVVVGSRGRGGFSGMLLGSTSQALVQHAQCPVLVVRPEKTA from the coding sequence ATGAGCACCACGGACCCGAGGATCACCGTCGGCGTGGACGGGTCGGCGGGCAGTACCGCCGCCGTCGCGTGGGCGGCGAAGATCGCCTCGCTCCGGCACCTCGAACTCAGGATCGTGCACGGGCTCCAGCTCGCCGGCGTGTACTACGGGGGCGGCGTGCTCGGCGCGGGCGCGGAGGCGTTGTTCGACGCGATCCGCGCCGACGGCGAGCGGGTCGTGGCCGACGCGCGCAGCCTGGCGGCGTCGATCGACAAGGACCTCGTCGTCACGACGGACCTGCCGAACGACCCGCCGGTGCCGCTGCTCATCGACGAGTCCCGGCACGCCCGGCTGCTCGTGGTGGGCCGGACCGGCACCGACGGTTTCGCGGACATGCTGCTCGGCGGCACGGCGGCTTCGGTCGTCAGCCACGCCCACTCGCCGGTCGCCGTCGTCCGCGGGCGCGCCGACTCGACGATCCCGGAGGCCGGCCCGGTCGTGGTCGGGGTCGACGGCAGCCCGAACAGCGAGCAGGCCATCGCCGTCGCGTTCGAGGAAGCCTCGCTGCGCGGGGCGCCGCTGACCGCGCTGCACGCCTGGAACGACGTCACCTGGGAGGACGCTTACGGCACCGCCCGGCTCCTGCCCCAGCCGGAAAGCCTGGAAGAGGACGAAGAGCGCTTGCTCGGCCAGCGGCTCGCCGGCTGGCAGGAGAAGTACCCCGACGTCGAAATCCGCCGAGTGCTCGTGCGCAACCGGCCGCGGCACGCGCTGCTCGAGGCCTCCGCGGCGGCGCAGCTCGTGGTGGTCGGCAGCCGGGGCCGCGGCGGCTTCTCGGGCATGCTCCTGGGCTCGACGAGCCAGGCGCTGGTCCAGCACGCCCAGTGCCCGGTGCTCGTGGTCCGCCCGGAGAAGACGGCGTGA